The following are encoded together in the Mesoterricola sediminis genome:
- a CDS encoding NADH-ubiquinone oxidoreductase-F iron-sulfur binding region domain-containing protein has product MSSPTSHACWSPAPRPGSALLGALQDGPFRGLEGEALDGLLAALRRERVERPVIFVGAGTCGLGAGADKTLAQVKAWCEATGRDAEIREVGCIGLCSEEPMVDVQLPGRARISFAAVTADRVDEVLEGVFQGRPDVERALGQFPAEGQEAWPGVRPMAEHPFLARQKRWVLANSGLIDFTSIDEYIARGGYDALHATLTGRTRQEVVDEVLASGLRGRGGGGFPTGRKWKMALDAQSDQKYMICNADEGDPGAFMDRAVCESDPHRLLEGMITGCYAIGASKAYIYIRAEYPLAIRNLKLAMAQARAYGLLGENILGSGFSLDIVLKMGAGAFVCGEETALMHSIEGRRGMPRPRPPYPIQSGLFGKPTVINNVETFANIPTVMQLGGAGFAATGTEGSKGTKVFALSGMVRRTGLVEVPMGTAIRDVVFAVGGGIPNGKKCKAVQIGGPSGGCIPEPHLDLPCDYEALKSFGAIMGSGGLVVMDENTCMVDLAKFFMEFIQSESCGKCIPCREGTKQMLDILKAITQNRRSEEGLDALLRVRGVMVLKELGEAIRTSSLCGLGQTAPNPVLSTLKWFREEYEAHIYERRCPAGACRELVGAPCQSGCPVGTEVWKYVAHVALGEYEDAYGAIRAANPFPSVCARVCNHPCESSCRCGTTGGDPIAIRHLKRFVVDRVDPATFKGGARPQRPGAPRVAVVGAGPAGLTAAHALGMKGYPVTVFEREHKAGGMLVAGIPAYRLPREVLEREIDSLINENVRMEFGKALGRDFTIQSLKEEGYQAVYLALGSHQSKRLGLPGDEVEGIVPGIAFLKAWNLHGRALGRGRVGVIGGGNSALDAARVALRQEGVEEVTIFYRRTRNEMPAYQEEIEAALDEGIRVETLVAPLQVVSAGGRLRGIVFQRNELGDRDESGRARPVPIPGSEFTAELDTLVVAISEEPETACLDGFRLKSWGGVVTNPESGLTSQKRVYAGGDVVTGPSTVIEAVAAGKNAAVMIDRQLTGRQLKVLGGVALPTVYIPPFAGEEEEGEGPARAVPPHLPLEMRRKNFREVDLCLSEEHALCEARRCLRCDVEFTQPV; this is encoded by the coding sequence ATGTCTAGCCCGACCTCCCACGCCTGCTGGTCACCGGCCCCGCGGCCGGGTTCCGCCCTCCTGGGGGCCCTCCAGGACGGTCCCTTCCGGGGCCTGGAAGGCGAGGCCCTGGACGGGCTTCTCGCCGCCCTCCGCCGGGAGCGGGTCGAGCGCCCCGTGATCTTCGTGGGGGCCGGCACCTGCGGCCTCGGCGCCGGCGCGGACAAGACCCTCGCCCAGGTGAAGGCCTGGTGCGAGGCGACGGGCCGCGACGCGGAGATCCGGGAGGTCGGCTGCATCGGCCTCTGCTCCGAGGAGCCCATGGTCGACGTGCAGCTGCCGGGCCGGGCCCGCATCTCCTTCGCCGCGGTCACCGCCGACCGGGTCGACGAAGTCCTGGAGGGGGTGTTCCAGGGCCGGCCCGACGTGGAGCGGGCCCTGGGCCAGTTCCCGGCCGAGGGGCAGGAAGCGTGGCCGGGGGTCCGGCCCATGGCCGAGCACCCCTTCCTGGCGCGGCAGAAGCGCTGGGTCCTGGCGAACTCGGGGCTGATCGACTTCACCTCCATCGACGAGTACATCGCCCGGGGCGGCTACGACGCCCTCCACGCCACCCTCACGGGCCGGACCCGCCAGGAGGTGGTGGACGAGGTGCTGGCCTCGGGCCTGCGCGGCCGGGGCGGGGGCGGGTTCCCCACCGGGCGCAAGTGGAAGATGGCCCTGGACGCCCAGAGCGACCAGAAGTACATGATCTGCAACGCGGACGAGGGCGACCCCGGCGCGTTCATGGACCGGGCGGTCTGCGAGAGCGATCCCCACCGGCTCCTGGAGGGCATGATCACGGGCTGCTACGCCATCGGCGCCTCCAAGGCCTACATCTACATCCGGGCCGAGTACCCCCTGGCCATCCGCAACCTGAAGCTGGCCATGGCCCAGGCCCGGGCGTACGGCCTCCTGGGCGAGAACATCCTCGGCAGCGGCTTCAGCCTCGACATCGTCCTCAAGATGGGCGCCGGGGCCTTCGTGTGCGGCGAGGAGACCGCCCTCATGCACTCCATCGAGGGCCGGCGGGGCATGCCGCGGCCCCGGCCGCCGTACCCGATCCAGTCCGGGCTCTTCGGGAAACCGACGGTGATCAACAACGTGGAGACGTTCGCCAACATCCCCACCGTCATGCAGCTGGGCGGCGCCGGGTTCGCGGCCACGGGCACCGAGGGCAGCAAGGGCACCAAGGTTTTCGCCCTCTCGGGCATGGTGCGCCGCACGGGCCTGGTGGAGGTGCCCATGGGCACCGCCATCCGGGACGTGGTCTTCGCGGTGGGCGGCGGCATCCCCAACGGCAAGAAGTGCAAGGCCGTGCAGATCGGCGGGCCTTCCGGGGGCTGCATCCCCGAGCCGCACCTGGACCTGCCCTGCGACTACGAGGCCCTGAAATCCTTCGGGGCCATCATGGGCTCCGGCGGCCTCGTGGTCATGGACGAGAACACGTGCATGGTCGACCTGGCCAAGTTCTTCATGGAGTTCATCCAGTCCGAGAGCTGCGGCAAGTGCATCCCCTGCCGGGAAGGCACGAAGCAGATGCTGGACATCCTCAAGGCCATCACCCAGAACCGGCGCAGCGAGGAAGGGCTCGACGCCCTCCTGCGCGTGCGGGGCGTGATGGTCCTCAAGGAACTGGGGGAGGCCATCCGGACCTCGAGCCTCTGCGGCCTCGGCCAGACGGCTCCCAATCCGGTGCTCAGCACCCTCAAATGGTTCCGGGAGGAGTACGAGGCCCACATCTACGAGCGGCGCTGCCCCGCGGGGGCCTGCCGCGAGCTGGTGGGCGCGCCCTGCCAGTCGGGCTGCCCTGTCGGGACCGAGGTCTGGAAGTACGTGGCCCACGTGGCCCTGGGCGAGTACGAGGACGCCTACGGGGCGATCCGCGCGGCCAACCCCTTCCCGTCGGTGTGCGCCCGGGTCTGCAACCATCCCTGCGAGTCCAGCTGCCGCTGCGGCACCACGGGCGGCGATCCCATCGCCATCCGCCACCTGAAGCGCTTCGTGGTGGACCGGGTGGACCCGGCCACCTTCAAGGGCGGCGCCCGGCCCCAGCGCCCCGGCGCCCCGCGGGTGGCGGTCGTCGGCGCGGGCCCCGCCGGCCTCACGGCGGCCCATGCCCTGGGCATGAAGGGCTACCCGGTCACCGTGTTCGAGCGGGAGCACAAGGCGGGCGGCATGCTGGTGGCCGGGATCCCGGCCTACCGGCTCCCCCGGGAGGTGCTGGAGCGGGAGATCGACAGCCTCATCAACGAGAACGTGCGGATGGAGTTCGGCAAGGCCCTGGGCCGCGACTTCACCATCCAGAGCCTCAAGGAGGAGGGCTACCAGGCCGTGTACCTGGCCCTGGGCTCCCACCAGAGCAAGCGCCTGGGCCTTCCCGGCGACGAGGTGGAGGGGATCGTCCCCGGCATCGCGTTCCTCAAGGCCTGGAACCTGCACGGCAGGGCCCTCGGCAGGGGCCGGGTGGGGGTGATCGGCGGCGGCAACAGCGCCCTGGACGCCGCCCGGGTCGCGCTCCGCCAGGAGGGCGTCGAGGAGGTGACGATCTTCTACCGCCGCACCCGCAACGAGATGCCGGCCTACCAGGAGGAGATCGAGGCCGCCCTGGACGAGGGCATCCGCGTCGAGACCCTGGTGGCGCCCCTCCAGGTGGTCTCCGCCGGCGGGCGCCTGCGGGGCATCGTCTTCCAGCGCAACGAGCTGGGCGACCGGGACGAGAGCGGGCGCGCCCGCCCCGTGCCGATTCCCGGCAGCGAGTTCACCGCGGAGCTGGACACCCTCGTCGTGGCCATTTCGGAGGAGCCGGAGACGGCGTGCCTGGACGGGTTCCGCCTCAAGAGCTGGGGCGGGGTCGTCACCAACCCCGAATCGGGCCTCACCAGCCAGAAGCGGGTCTACGCCGGGGGCGACGTGGTCACCGGGCCGAGCACCGTCATCGAGGCGGTGGCCGCCGGCAAGAACGCCGCCGTCATGATCGACCGCCAGCTGACCGGGCGCCAGCTCAAGGTGCTGGGCGGGGTGGCCCTGCCCACCGTCTACATCCCGCCCTTCGCGGGCGAGGAGGAGGAGGGGGAGGGCCCGGCCCGGGCCGTGCCGCCCCACCTGCCGCTCGAGATGCGGAGGAAGAACTTCCGGGAGGTGGACCTGTGCCTCTCCGAGGAGCACGCCCTCTGCGAGGCGCGGCGATGCCTGCGCTGCGACGTCGAATTCACCCAGCCCGTCTAG
- a CDS encoding NADH-dependent [FeFe] hydrogenase, group A6 yields the protein MLTLEANGQNLEAKKGDTILQALKRGGIHVPTLCHMEGLLPSGTCRMCVVEVEGMPGLTPACSYPAADGMKIRTSTPAVLRTRKAIVELLLANHPDDCLYCARNGKCDLASLARENGVRQRVFRGARKRKEKDISSPSIIRDPEKCILCGKCVRTCEEIQGVSAIDFVNRGSRAFVGTAFDEGMNVSACINCGQCILVCPTAALTERSYVDEVLRLLADPGKTVVVQHAPAVSVSIAEEFGIRPGTDIDGQMVAALRRIGFDRVFDTSFTADLTIMEEGSELLKRVKEGGPLPMFTSCSPGWIKFMEQFYPELLPNLSTCKSPQQMMGAVIKSFWAKRENLDPKDIVSVSIMPCTAKKFECSRPEMGRDYVPDVDYVLTTRELADLLRIKGIDPGTLDPEGADSPFGERSSAGKLFGASGGVMEAAIRSAYFLLTGDEMKDYRIQDLRGMKGSKELRVKADGVELGAAVVSSLGQARKLMEEIKAGRKDLQFVEVMTCPGGCINGGGQPIGADPEAVKARMAALYQIDREDTLRVSHKNSQVQRLYQEFLGEPLGPLSHELLHTRYQKRDVMR from the coding sequence ATGCTCACCCTTGAAGCGAACGGCCAGAACCTGGAAGCGAAGAAGGGGGATACGATCCTCCAGGCCCTCAAGCGCGGGGGGATCCACGTCCCCACCCTCTGCCACATGGAGGGTCTCCTGCCCTCGGGCACCTGCCGCATGTGCGTGGTGGAGGTGGAGGGCATGCCGGGGCTCACGCCGGCCTGCTCCTATCCCGCCGCGGACGGCATGAAGATCCGCACCTCCACCCCCGCGGTCCTCCGGACCCGGAAGGCCATCGTGGAACTCCTGCTGGCCAACCACCCCGACGACTGCCTCTACTGCGCCCGCAACGGCAAGTGCGACCTCGCGAGCCTCGCCCGCGAGAACGGCGTGCGCCAGCGGGTCTTCCGCGGCGCGCGCAAGCGGAAGGAGAAGGACATCTCCAGCCCGTCCATCATCCGGGATCCGGAGAAGTGCATCCTCTGCGGCAAGTGCGTCCGGACCTGCGAGGAGATCCAGGGCGTCAGCGCCATCGATTTCGTCAACCGCGGCAGCCGCGCCTTCGTCGGCACCGCCTTCGACGAGGGGATGAACGTCAGCGCCTGCATCAATTGCGGCCAGTGCATCCTGGTCTGCCCCACCGCCGCCCTCACGGAGCGGAGCTACGTGGACGAGGTGCTCCGGCTCCTGGCCGACCCCGGGAAGACCGTGGTCGTCCAGCACGCCCCGGCCGTGTCGGTCTCCATCGCCGAGGAGTTCGGCATCCGGCCCGGCACGGACATCGACGGCCAGATGGTGGCCGCCCTGCGCCGGATCGGGTTCGACCGGGTCTTCGACACCAGCTTCACCGCCGACCTCACCATCATGGAGGAGGGCAGCGAGCTCCTGAAGCGGGTGAAGGAGGGCGGGCCCCTGCCCATGTTCACCAGCTGCAGCCCGGGCTGGATCAAGTTCATGGAGCAGTTCTACCCCGAGCTGCTGCCCAACCTGTCCACCTGCAAGAGCCCCCAGCAGATGATGGGCGCGGTCATCAAGTCCTTCTGGGCGAAGCGGGAGAACCTGGACCCCAAGGACATCGTCAGCGTCTCGATCATGCCCTGCACGGCCAAGAAGTTCGAGTGCAGCCGGCCCGAGATGGGGCGCGACTACGTGCCCGACGTGGACTACGTGCTCACCACCCGCGAGCTGGCCGACCTGCTCCGCATCAAGGGCATCGACCCCGGGACCCTCGATCCCGAGGGCGCCGACTCCCCCTTCGGGGAGCGCTCCAGCGCCGGGAAGCTCTTCGGGGCGTCGGGCGGCGTCATGGAGGCGGCCATCCGGAGCGCCTACTTCCTCCTCACCGGGGACGAGATGAAGGACTACCGGATCCAGGACCTGCGGGGCATGAAGGGCTCCAAGGAGCTCCGGGTCAAGGCGGACGGCGTCGAGCTGGGCGCCGCCGTGGTCTCCAGCCTCGGCCAGGCCCGCAAGCTCATGGAGGAGATCAAGGCCGGCCGCAAGGACCTCCAGTTCGTGGAGGTCATGACCTGCCCCGGCGGCTGCATCAACGGCGGCGGCCAGCCCATCGGCGCCGATCCGGAGGCCGTGAAGGCCCGCATGGCCGCCCTCTACCAGATCGACCGGGAGGATACCCTGAGGGTCAGCCACAAGAACAGCCAGGTCCAGCGCCTCTACCAGGAGTTCCTGGGCGAGCCCCTGGGCCCCCTGAGCCACGAGCTGCTGCACACCCGGTACCAGAAGCGCGACGTGATGAGGTAG
- a CDS encoding response regulator transcription factor: protein MNEKKNILVVDDDIDLLEQVALVMEAEGHRVVRAQGQKEGEEALLTTIPDLAILDLMMENMDSGFVLCHHVKRLYPGTPVILLTAVKAATGLDFQPQSDEAASWVKADVVMDKPVRPEQLRNESRRLLGIAPAVARH, encoded by the coding sequence ATGAACGAGAAGAAGAACATCCTCGTCGTCGACGACGACATCGACCTGCTCGAGCAGGTGGCCCTCGTCATGGAGGCCGAGGGGCACCGGGTCGTCCGGGCCCAGGGCCAGAAGGAGGGGGAGGAGGCCCTGCTGACCACCATCCCCGACCTGGCCATCCTGGACCTGATGATGGAGAACATGGACAGCGGCTTCGTCCTCTGCCACCACGTCAAGCGCCTCTACCCGGGCACCCCGGTGATCCTCCTCACCGCCGTCAAGGCGGCGACGGGCCTGGACTTCCAGCCCCAGTCGGACGAGGCCGCCAGCTGGGTCAAGGCCGATGTGGTGATGGACAAACCCGTGCGACCCGAGCAGTTGCGGAACGAGTCCCGCCGGCTTCTCGGAATCGCCCCCGCCGTGGCCCGGCACTGA
- a CDS encoding [Fe-Fe] hydrogenase large subunit C-terminal domain-containing protein, which yields MTDMDETLNGNGDTPGPVRGFVRTVKNRCRICYTCVRTCPAKAIRITKSQAEVVPERCIGCGNCIRVCTQKAKRIVSTVHEVEDLLDGRQRVAAMLAPSFPVEFQAEMDFRVLVGMCRKLGFDLVTEVAFGADLVAERYRQQMILNPMKQYIATTCPAIVGFVERYHPELIPGLSPIVSPMVAMSRVLRTLHPGIKVVFIGPCVAKKAEAADPDAALGPDVAITFRELRHLFLRHDVKPERCQPTDFDPPHPNLGSLFPLTRGFLQAASISEDLAANDVVATDGIEGFTAVLEEFGAGTLDARLVELLSCSGCIAGPGLSTQETLFKRRGRVSSYSRFRASTLDLEAWQREVDRFQNLDLTRTYSANDQRLEELEPPELHEIMQRMGKYSEAHELNCGACGYRTCREHALAIGKGFAEPEMCLPFVIDDNLNTIRKLSQANEKLASAQETLMHSERLASMGQLAAGVAHEINNPLGVVLMYTHLLLDECASGSPLRSDLQMIADQADRCKRIVAGLLDFARQNKVAHNLTDIREVVQASLANLPVPPGVTVEVSHASGSPMAELDRDQLIQVFVNLVGNAFDAMPNGGRLQIRTRADAQWLVIEVKDNGTGIPRENQNKMFEPFFTTKPMGKGTGLGLPVVYGIVKLHRGDISVDSNTDPMAGPRGTTFTVKLPRMAQRAGV from the coding sequence ATGACGGACATGGACGAGACCCTGAACGGGAACGGGGACACCCCCGGCCCGGTCCGGGGTTTCGTCCGCACCGTCAAGAACCGCTGCCGCATCTGCTACACCTGCGTCCGGACCTGCCCGGCCAAGGCCATCCGCATCACCAAGAGCCAGGCGGAGGTGGTGCCGGAGCGCTGCATCGGGTGCGGCAACTGCATCCGGGTCTGCACCCAGAAGGCCAAGCGCATCGTCTCCACCGTCCACGAGGTGGAGGACCTGCTGGACGGCAGGCAGCGCGTCGCGGCCATGCTGGCCCCCAGCTTCCCGGTGGAATTCCAGGCCGAGATGGACTTCCGGGTCCTGGTGGGCATGTGCCGGAAGCTGGGCTTCGACCTGGTGACGGAGGTGGCCTTCGGGGCGGACCTGGTGGCGGAGCGGTACCGCCAGCAGATGATCCTCAACCCCATGAAGCAGTACATCGCCACCACGTGCCCGGCCATCGTGGGCTTCGTGGAGCGCTACCATCCCGAGCTCATCCCGGGGCTCTCGCCCATCGTCAGTCCCATGGTGGCCATGAGCCGCGTGCTCCGGACGCTCCACCCCGGCATCAAGGTGGTCTTCATCGGGCCCTGCGTGGCCAAGAAGGCCGAGGCCGCCGACCCCGACGCCGCGCTGGGGCCGGACGTGGCCATCACCTTCCGCGAGCTGCGCCACCTGTTCCTGCGCCACGACGTCAAGCCCGAGCGCTGCCAGCCCACCGACTTCGATCCGCCCCACCCCAACCTGGGGAGCCTCTTCCCCCTCACCCGGGGCTTCCTGCAGGCCGCGTCCATCTCCGAGGACCTGGCCGCCAACGACGTGGTGGCCACGGACGGGATCGAGGGCTTCACGGCGGTCCTGGAGGAGTTCGGCGCGGGGACCCTGGACGCGCGGCTGGTGGAGCTCCTCAGCTGCAGCGGGTGCATCGCGGGTCCGGGGCTGTCCACCCAGGAGACGCTCTTCAAGCGGCGGGGCCGGGTGAGCTCGTACAGCCGGTTCCGGGCCTCGACCCTGGACCTGGAGGCCTGGCAGCGGGAGGTGGACCGCTTCCAGAACCTGGACCTGACCCGGACCTACTCCGCCAACGACCAGCGGCTGGAGGAGCTGGAGCCCCCCGAACTCCACGAGATCATGCAGCGCATGGGCAAGTACTCCGAGGCCCATGAGCTGAACTGCGGCGCCTGCGGCTACCGCACCTGCCGGGAGCACGCCCTGGCCATCGGCAAGGGCTTCGCCGAACCGGAGATGTGCCTGCCGTTCGTCATCGACGACAACCTGAACACGATCCGCAAGCTCAGCCAGGCCAACGAGAAGCTCGCCTCGGCCCAGGAGACCCTGATGCACTCCGAGCGGCTGGCCTCCATGGGCCAGCTGGCCGCGGGCGTGGCGCACGAGATCAACAACCCCCTCGGGGTGGTGCTGATGTACACCCACCTGCTCCTGGACGAGTGCGCGTCGGGATCGCCCCTCCGCTCCGACCTGCAGATGATCGCGGACCAGGCCGACCGCTGCAAACGCATCGTGGCGGGCCTCCTGGACTTCGCCCGGCAGAACAAGGTGGCCCACAACCTCACCGACATCCGGGAGGTGGTGCAGGCCTCCCTGGCGAACCTGCCCGTGCCGCCGGGGGTCACGGTGGAGGTCTCCCACGCGTCCGGCAGTCCCATGGCGGAGCTGGACCGGGACCAGCTCATCCAGGTGTTCGTGAACCTGGTCGGCAACGCCTTCGACGCCATGCCCAACGGGGGGCGCCTCCAGATCCGGACCCGGGCCGACGCCCAGTGGCTGGTCATCGAGGTGAAGGACAACGGCACCGGGATCCCCCGCGAGAACCAGAACAAGATGTTCGAGCCCTTCTTCACCACCAAGCCCATGGGCAAGGGCACCGGGCTGGGCCTGCCGGTCGTCTACGGCATCGTGAAGCTCCACCGGGGCGACATCAGCGTCGATTCCAACACGGATCCCATGGCGGGCCCGCGGGGGACGACGTTCACCGTGAAGCTGCCCCGCATGGCCCAGCGGGCGGGAGTGTGA
- a CDS encoding sensor histidine kinase encodes MRETLHLLVVDDELGMRTSIERALRSYTTSFEDIEAEVDFRISLAESGEAALDLAAADPPQIILLDYKLPGISGLDVLQTLADRKCEALIVMITAYASLETAVQATKIGAFDFLAKPFTPIEVKAAIHKTAKHFMIQAQARKLAGERRQIRFEFLRVLAHELKSPLAAVEGNLRILRDHAAGEDLAAYDHLADRSIVRLEGMRKLILDLLDLTRLESGQKQRELAEVDLCASALQSLETHQTLAAEKGVTLLFVPPGPVLLQADPGELEMMFNNLVSNAVKYNREGGSVTVEVEDGEAEVAVRVHDTGIGISQEDQARLFGEFSRIKNEKTRNILGSGLGLSILKRLAALYGGRVRVESEPDRGSTFTVVLKKGGA; translated from the coding sequence ATGAGAGAGACCCTGCACCTGCTGGTGGTGGACGACGAGCTGGGGATGCGGACCTCCATCGAGCGGGCCCTGCGGAGCTACACCACGTCCTTCGAGGACATCGAGGCGGAGGTGGACTTCCGCATCTCCCTGGCCGAGAGCGGGGAGGCCGCCCTGGACCTGGCCGCGGCCGATCCGCCCCAGATCATCCTGCTGGACTACAAGCTGCCCGGGATCTCCGGCCTCGACGTGCTCCAGACCCTGGCGGACCGCAAGTGCGAGGCGCTGATCGTCATGATCACCGCCTACGCCAGCCTCGAGACGGCGGTCCAGGCCACGAAGATCGGGGCCTTCGACTTCCTGGCCAAGCCCTTCACCCCCATCGAGGTGAAGGCGGCCATCCACAAGACGGCCAAGCATTTCATGATCCAGGCCCAGGCCCGGAAGCTGGCTGGCGAACGCCGGCAGATCCGCTTCGAGTTCCTGCGGGTCCTGGCCCACGAGCTGAAGAGTCCCCTGGCCGCGGTGGAGGGGAACCTGCGCATCCTGCGGGACCACGCCGCGGGGGAGGACCTGGCCGCCTACGATCACCTCGCGGATCGGTCAATCGTCCGCCTGGAGGGCATGCGCAAGCTCATCCTCGACCTCCTGGACCTCACCCGCCTGGAATCGGGCCAGAAGCAGCGGGAGCTGGCCGAGGTGGACCTCTGCGCCTCGGCCCTCCAGAGCCTGGAGACGCACCAGACCCTGGCCGCCGAGAAGGGCGTGACCCTCCTGTTCGTGCCGCCGGGCCCGGTGCTCCTGCAGGCGGACCCCGGCGAACTGGAGATGATGTTCAACAACCTGGTGTCCAACGCCGTGAAATACAACCGCGAAGGGGGCTCGGTGACGGTGGAGGTGGAGGACGGCGAGGCCGAGGTGGCCGTGCGCGTCCACGACACGGGCATCGGCATCTCGCAGGAGGACCAGGCCCGGCTCTTCGGGGAGTTCAGCCGCATCAAGAACGAGAAGACCCGCAACATCCTGGGATCGGGCCTCGGGCTGTCCATCCTCAAGCGCCTCGCGGCCCTCTACGGGGGGCGGGTGCGCGTGGAGAGCGAACCGGACCGGGGCTCCACGTTCACGGTGGTCCTGAAGAAGGGCGGGGCCTGA
- a CDS encoding NHL repeat-containing protein produces the protein MTFPMLRFARPALAVLTVLPAHAGITVSIGAPTFDVEAGATLQLLAHVAGSADPRVTWRVVDREARLSAEGRFGAPPQVTGVERFVIRATSVADPRAQAEVTVRVHPAGTLPLAVSRPSRKRKAEEPLAPSPSRRLSPGEAADLEARIQAAGIGDWETVLALTKAVGLLGDTWELKGRPFLDQETGRPYLDAPVVTLREDEAPEILVGYGVPVHPDLPLDALTATGVLVTLREGDAWTRQDAGDWDPAASLGSPSALGAHAFTAAEGEAWVEVLKGDAREGWSRVVQHQRLRVRGLLPWLGSDDEAGSVDGQGALARFQQPAGMVAFHQEGQRIVLVADAAAHVIRRVDAAGAVTTLLGAPGEPGRVDGQGGTARLNAPTFLVHRPASWAAAEDTRLGRPGILVADTGNHALRLVDAEGRMATLAGGDRGFADGELAEARFDTPRGLVALPDGTVFVADAGNHRIRRIDPAGRVSTLAGTGVRGHQDGAAAEATFTDLKGLAAWGDRLIVADGSTLRLVEPSGQVRTVLGQPGDATHWCDQGTEARLADPWAVVPVPGGLLVTDPVNRVVYRVDIEVPVVPFLNLGAPVEVHPIFTLMVACGDPEWTRTRPGLPFPVGGFPDLTFAAVAEPRALCSLGDGDHLVATGPAIARLQALEGGLVIRPWAPLDPEAAGVLAGGVRPGLPIDLWVTSDRRPGDPDAEDPCLIRFEVLDLAGDLGAPPAASGLGRLEAPGAVRLRVPALAPGAYALRFRTVSRAGWVNVADFALNVQPAEGPDPARPDEPAGPAIVED, from the coding sequence TTGACTTTCCCCATGCTCCGCTTCGCGCGGCCCGCCCTGGCCGTGCTCACCGTCCTGCCCGCCCACGCGGGCATCACCGTTTCCATCGGGGCGCCCACCTTCGACGTGGAGGCCGGGGCCACGCTCCAGCTCCTGGCCCACGTGGCGGGGAGCGCGGATCCGCGGGTGACCTGGCGCGTGGTGGACCGGGAGGCCCGCCTCAGCGCGGAGGGGCGCTTCGGGGCCCCGCCCCAGGTGACCGGGGTGGAGCGGTTCGTCATCCGCGCCACGAGCGTGGCCGACCCCCGGGCCCAGGCCGAGGTCACCGTGCGGGTCCATCCGGCAGGGACCCTTCCCCTGGCCGTTTCCCGGCCCAGCCGCAAGCGCAAGGCGGAGGAGCCCCTGGCCCCGTCGCCCTCCCGGCGCCTCTCGCCCGGGGAGGCGGCGGACCTGGAGGCCCGGATCCAGGCCGCCGGCATCGGCGACTGGGAGACCGTCCTGGCGCTGACCAAGGCCGTAGGTCTGCTCGGTGATACCTGGGAGCTGAAGGGGCGCCCCTTCCTGGACCAGGAGACGGGGCGGCCGTACCTGGACGCGCCCGTGGTGACCCTGCGCGAGGACGAGGCCCCGGAGATCCTCGTGGGCTACGGGGTCCCCGTCCATCCGGACCTGCCCCTGGATGCCCTCACCGCCACCGGCGTGCTCGTGACCCTCCGGGAGGGGGACGCCTGGACCCGCCAGGACGCCGGCGACTGGGATCCGGCGGCCTCCCTCGGAAGCCCGTCGGCCCTGGGGGCGCATGCGTTCACCGCGGCCGAGGGCGAAGCCTGGGTGGAGGTCCTGAAGGGGGACGCCCGCGAGGGCTGGAGCCGGGTGGTGCAGCACCAGCGCCTCCGGGTGCGGGGGCTCCTGCCCTGGCTGGGTTCCGACGACGAGGCCGGCAGCGTGGACGGGCAGGGGGCCCTCGCCCGCTTCCAGCAGCCGGCGGGCATGGTGGCCTTCCACCAGGAGGGCCAGCGCATCGTCCTCGTGGCCGATGCCGCCGCCCATGTGATCCGTCGGGTGGACGCCGCGGGGGCGGTCACCACCCTCCTGGGCGCGCCGGGGGAGCCGGGCCGGGTGGATGGCCAGGGGGGCACGGCCCGCCTGAACGCACCCACCTTCCTCGTTCACCGGCCCGCGTCCTGGGCCGCCGCCGAGGACACGCGCCTGGGCCGCCCGGGGATCCTGGTGGCGGACACGGGCAACCACGCCCTGCGACTCGTGGACGCGGAGGGCCGGATGGCGACCCTCGCCGGCGGCGACCGGGGCTTCGCCGACGGGGAGCTGGCGGAGGCCCGGTTCGACACCCCCCGGGGCCTCGTGGCCCTGCCGGACGGCACCGTCTTCGTGGCGGACGCGGGCAATCACCGGATCCGGCGCATCGATCCGGCGGGCCGGGTGAGCACGCTGGCGGGAACGGGGGTCCGGGGTCACCAGGACGGGGCCGCCGCCGAGGCGACCTTCACGGACCTCAAAGGCCTCGCAGCCTGGGGCGATCGCCTGATCGTGGCCGATGGGTCCACCCTGCGCCTGGTGGAACCCTCGGGGCAGGTCCGCACCGTCCTGGGCCAGCCCGGCGACGCCACCCATTGGTGCGACCAGGGCACCGAGGCGCGCTTGGCCGATCCCTGGGCGGTGGTCCCCGTGCCGGGCGGCCTCCTGGTGACGGATCCGGTGAACCGGGTGGTCTACCGGGTGGACATCGAAGTGCCGGTCGTGCCCTTCCTGAACCTCGGGGCGCCCGTGGAGGTGCATCCCATCTTCACCTTGATGGTGGCCTGCGGGGATCCCGAATGGACCCGGACCCGGCCCGGTCTCCCCTTCCCGGTGGGCGGCTTCCCGGACCTGACCTTCGCCGCCGTGGCGGAGCCCCGGGCCCTGTGCAGCCTGGGGGACGGGGATCACCTCGTCGCCACGGGGCCCGCCATCGCCCGACTCCAGGCCCTGGAGGGGGGGCTGGTGATCCGCCCCTGGGCGCCCCTGGATCCGGAGGCGGCCGGGGTGCTGGCCGGCGGGGTCCGGCCCGGCCTGCCCATCGATCTGTGGGTCACCTCGGACCGGCGGCCGGGAGACCCCGACGCCGAGGATCCGTGCTTGATCCGCTTCGAGGTGCTCGACCTGGCCGGGGACCTCGGGGCCCCGCCTGCGGCCTCGGGCCTGGGCCGCCTGGAGGCGCCGGGGGCCGTGCGCCTGCGGGTCCCCGCCCTGGCGCCGGGCGCGTATGCCCTGCGCTTCCGCACCGTGTCCCGCGCCGGCTGGGTGAATGTGGCCGACTTCGCCCTGAATGTGCAGCCCGCGGAAGGGCCGGACCCCGCGAGGCCCGACGAACCCGCCGGCCCGGCTATAGTGGAGGATTGA